In one Lolium rigidum isolate FL_2022 chromosome 3, APGP_CSIRO_Lrig_0.1, whole genome shotgun sequence genomic region, the following are encoded:
- the LOC124703602 gene encoding probable sucrose-phosphate synthase 2, producing MVGNDNWINSYLDAILDAGKSSIGGDRPSLLLRERGHFSPARYFVEEVITGYDETDLYKTWLRANAMRSPQERNTRLENMTWRIWNLARKKKELEKEEACRLLKRHPETEKTRTDATADMSEDLFDGEKGEDAGDPSVAYGDSTTGSSPKTSSVDKLYIVLISLHGLVRGENMELGRDSDTGGQVKYVVEFAKALSSSPGVYRVDLLTRQIVAPNFDRSYGEPEEMLVSTTFKNSKHERGVNSGGYIIRIPFGPKDKYLAKEHMWPFIQDFVDGALSHILRMSKTIGEEIGCGHPVWPAVIHGHYASAGVAAALLSGALNLPMAFTGHFLGKDKLEGLLKQGRQSREQINMTYKIMRRIEAEELSLDASEIVIASTRQEIEEQWNLYDGFEVILARKLRARVKRGANCYGRYMPRMVIIPPGVEFGHVVHDFDMDGEEENHGPASEDPPIWSQIMRFFTNPRKPMILAVARPYPEKNITSLVKAFGECRPLRELANLTLIMGNREAISKMHNTSASVLTSVLTLIDEYDLYGQVAYPKHHKHSEVPDIYRLATRTKGAFVNVAYFEQFGVTLIEAAMNGLPVIATKNGAPVEINQVLNNGLLVDPHDQNAIADALYKLLSEKQLWSRCRENGLKNIHQFSWPEHCKNHLSRILTLGARSPAIGSKEERSNAPISGRKHIIVISVDSVNKEDLVRIIRNAIEAAHTQNTPASTGFVLSTSLTLSEICSLLVSVGMHPAGFDAFICNSGSSIYYPSYSGNTPSSSKVTHVIDQNHQSHIEYRWGGEGLRKYLVKWATSVVERKGRIERQMIFEDSEHSSTYCLAFKVVNPNHLPPLKELRKLMRIQSLRCNALYNHSATRLSVTPIHASRSQAIRYLFIRWGIELPNIVVLVGESGDSDYEELLGGLHRTIILKGDFNIAANRIHTVRRYPLQDVVALDSSNIIEVEGCTTDVIKSALRQIGVPTQ from the exons atggtgGGCAACGACAACTGGATCAACAGCTACCTCGACGCCATCCTCGACGCCGGCAAGTCGTCCATCGGCGGCGACCGCCCCTCCCTGCTCCTCCGCGAGCGCGGCCACTTCTCCCCGGCCCGCTACTTCGTCGAGGAGGTCATCACCGGCTACGACGAGACCGACCTCTACAAGACATGGCTCCGC GCGAACGCGATGCGGAGTCCCCAGGAGAGGAACACGCGGCTGGAGAACATGACGTGGAGGATCTGGAACCTCgccaggaagaagaaggag TTAGAGAAAGAAGAAGCCTGTCGTTTGTTGAAACGGCATCCAGAAACTGAGAAAACACGAACTGATGCTACGGCCGATATGTCTGAAGATCTCTTTGATGGCGAAAAGGGAGAAGATGCTGGTGATCCATCGGTTGCATATGGTGACAGCACCACAGGGAGCTCACCTAAGACCAGTTCAGTTGACAAGCTATACATAGTATTGATCAG CTTACATGGTCTTGTCCGTGGTGAGAATATGGAGCTAGGCCGAGATTCAGATACTGGTGGCCAG GTCAAATATGTGGTTGAGTTTGCTAAAGCACTGAGTTCATCTCCTGGCGTTTACCGGGTCGATTTGCTCACAAGACAAATTGTAGCACCAAATTTCGATCGTAGTTATGGTGAACCGGAAGAAATGCTGGTTTCGACAACCTTTAAAAATTCCAAGCATGAAAGGGGAGTGAACAGTGGTGGATACATCATTCGGATACCATTTGGTCCAAAAGACAAGTACTTAGCTAAAGAACATATGTGGCCTTTCATTcaagattttgttgatggtgCACTCAGCCATATTTTGCGGATGTCAAAAACCATTGGTGAAGAAATTGGCTGTGGGCATCCAGTATGGCCTGCTGTGATTCATGGGCATTATGCCAGTGCTGGAGTAGCTGCTGCCCTGTTATCAGGAGCACTTAACCTGCCTATGGCATTCACGGGACATTTTCTCGGGAAAGATAAATTGGAAGGGCTTCTCAAACAAGGGCGACAATCAAGGGAACAGATAAATATGACATACAAAATAATGCGCCGAATTGAGGCGGAGGAATTATCTCTTGATGCATCTGAAATTGTTATTGCTAGTACTAGGCAAGAGATTGAAGAGCAGTGGAACTTGTATGATGGTTTTGAGGTCATACTTGCAAGGAAGCTTCGAGCAAGAGTCAAGCGTGGTGCTAACTGCTATGGCCGTTATATGCCTCGTATGGTT ATAATTCCTCCTGGTGTTGAGTTTGGCCATGTCGTTCATGATTTTGATATGGACGGTGAAGAAGAAAACCATGGCCCAGCATCTGAGGATCCACCTATCTGGTCGCAG ATAATGCGCTTCTTTACGAATCCTAGGAAGCCTATGATTCTGGCTGTTGCCCGTCCATATCCGGAGAAGAATATCACATCACTTGTAAAAGCATTTGGTGAATGTCGCCCACTAAGAGAGCTTGCGAATCTT ACACTAATCATGGGTAACCGTGAGGCTATTTCAAAGATGCACAACACGAGTGCTTCTGTCTTGACATCAGTGCTCACACTAATTGATGAATACGATTTGTATGGTCAAGTGGCATACCCCAAGCACCATAAGCACTCTGAAGTTCCTGACATTTATCGTTTGGCCACAAGAACAAAG gGCGCTTTTGTAAATGTGGCTTATTTTGAACAATTTGGTGTTACCTTGATAGAG GCTGCTATGAATGGTTTGCCTGTTATTGCTACAAAGAATGGAGCTCCTGTTGAAATTAATCAG GTGCTCAACAATGGTCTCCTTGTCGATCCACATGATCAGAATGCCATTGCAGATGCACTGTATAAACTTCTTTCTGAGAAGCAACTCTGGTCAAGATGCAGAGAAAATGGGCTAAAAAATATCCACCAATTTTCATGGCCTGAACATTGCAAGAATCACTTGTCAAGGATATTGACTCTTGGTGCAAGATCTCCTGCTATAGGTAGCAAAGAGGAAAGGAGCAATGCACCTATATCAGGAAGGAAGCATATAATTGTTATTTCTGTAGACTCTGTTAACAAGGAAGATCTAGTACGGATAATCAGAAATGCTATTGAGGCTGCACATACACAGAACACGCCGGCTTCAACTGGTTTCGTGCTGTCAACTTCACTAACATTATCAGAGATTTGCTCACTGCTAGTATCTGTAGGCATGCATCCTGCTGGCTTTGACGCATTCATCTGCAATAGTGGGAGTAGCATTTATTATCCTTCATATTCTGGTAATACGCCAAGCAGTTCAAAGGTTACACATGTAATAGATCAAAATCACCAATCACATATTGAGTATCGTTGGGGAGGAGAAGGTCTAAGAAAGTATCTAGTGAAATGGGCTACTTCAGTGGTAGAAAGAAAGGGAAGAATTGAAAGGCAAATGATATTTGAAGATTCTGAACATTCTTCTACCTATTGTCTTGCATTTAAAGTGGTCAATCCAAATCAT CTACCTCCTCTAAAGGAGTTGAGGAAGTTGATGAGAATCCAGTCACTCCGTTGTAATGCGCTTTACAACCACAGTGCTACCAGACTGTCTGTAACTCCTATTCATGCGTCTCGCTCTCAGGCAATAAG GTACTTGTTTATACGCTGGGGAATAGAGTTGCCAAATATAGTAGTCCTTGTTGGTGAAAGTGGTGACTCAGATTACGAAGAACTGCTAGGGGGTCTTCACAGGACCATAATCCTGAAGGGCGACTTCAATATTGCTGCAAACAGAATCCACACGGTCAGGAGATACCCCCTACAGGATGTTGTGGCACTGGACAGCTCAAATATTATTGAAGTCGAGGGTTGCACTACAGATGTCATTAAGTCTGCTCTGCGGCAGATTGGGGTGCCAACACAATAA